From Gimesia panareensis, the proteins below share one genomic window:
- a CDS encoding right-handed parallel beta-helix repeat-containing protein, translating into MPESFLPCASRCLTKQFYSILLCIWLISGVWSPSFVQAATYYVNNQTGSDEHDGLSEKSSVATIARAIALCQTSDRIELSNTGRSYREPMLFRRLGGTPDRPFVVEGNGAVVSGLQALDAKQWKSIGKGVYVLQLEKTPYGNPFLVSRGKRLPAAPNRDVLKEGEHYWDRKTSRIYFYCEAGKQPADYDLEATLHVSGFTLTSASYISCRNLICQHFSNDGFNIHGDCRGIRLENVIARHNGDDGISIHEAGGLIVQNAYVHNNFYGIQDVNASRSVYNGVLAELNQVGVSLVGGYHSLVDCQIRKNARSEIDIAGSNPGHLIGAEQNLMCQTILFAQNVSVFGAGSQMGLSVRNGARAIMEHSVISGSGTGVYVDRLSHCHLTLTAVSQCDIVLNLQSKQCFCDFNLYSPGQFHWLETVYAADQWSEYQNASQLDPHSRIEELTVEADGTVSAPGEAMIFSGRKQTVGPTASFSLKFQQD; encoded by the coding sequence ATGCCAGAATCTTTCCTGCCCTGTGCTTCGCGCTGTTTGACAAAACAGTTTTATTCCATTCTTCTCTGTATCTGGCTGATCAGCGGAGTCTGGAGTCCATCGTTTGTACAGGCGGCTACTTATTATGTGAATAACCAGACCGGCAGCGATGAGCACGACGGGCTTTCTGAAAAATCGTCTGTTGCCACGATTGCCAGGGCGATTGCACTTTGCCAGACCAGCGACAGGATTGAACTCAGCAATACAGGACGCTCTTACCGGGAGCCGATGCTGTTTCGCAGACTGGGGGGGACACCCGATCGACCGTTTGTTGTTGAGGGCAATGGTGCGGTGGTCTCAGGACTGCAGGCCCTTGATGCGAAGCAGTGGAAATCGATCGGGAAGGGAGTCTATGTTTTGCAACTGGAAAAGACACCTTATGGAAATCCGTTTCTGGTGTCCCGTGGGAAACGTCTTCCCGCAGCCCCAAACCGGGACGTGTTGAAGGAGGGAGAACACTATTGGGACCGCAAGACCAGCAGGATCTATTTTTACTGTGAAGCGGGAAAACAGCCTGCTGACTACGACCTGGAGGCCACACTGCACGTCAGTGGTTTTACCCTGACGAGTGCCAGCTATATTTCCTGTCGGAACCTGATCTGTCAACATTTCTCCAACGACGGCTTTAATATTCATGGAGATTGTCGCGGAATTCGACTGGAAAACGTCATTGCGCGGCATAATGGTGATGACGGCATTTCGATTCATGAGGCCGGAGGACTCATCGTTCAGAACGCTTACGTTCATAACAACTTTTATGGAATCCAGGATGTGAATGCGTCGCGCTCTGTGTATAACGGCGTGCTGGCTGAATTGAATCAGGTGGGGGTCAGCCTGGTGGGAGGGTATCATTCGCTGGTCGATTGTCAGATCCGCAAGAACGCCCGGAGTGAGATCGATATAGCGGGATCGAACCCCGGGCATCTGATTGGCGCTGAACAGAATCTGATGTGCCAGACAATTCTGTTTGCTCAGAATGTGTCTGTATTCGGGGCTGGAAGCCAGATGGGGCTCAGTGTAAGGAATGGGGCCCGCGCGATCATGGAACATTCGGTGATCAGCGGATCTGGTACCGGCGTGTATGTCGATCGATTGAGTCATTGTCATCTGACTCTGACGGCGGTGAGTCAGTGCGACATCGTTTTGAATCTGCAATCGAAACAGTGTTTCTGTGATTTTAATCTGTACAGTCCCGGACAGTTCCACTGGCTGGAGACGGTATATGCTGCGGATCAGTGGTCAGAGTATCAGAATGCTTCACAACTGGACCCGCATTCGCGGATCGAAGAATTGACGGTGGAGGCAGACGGGACGGTCAGTGCCCCTGGTGAAGCCATGATTTTCTCAGGTCGGAAACAGACTGTTGGGCCTACGGCGTCGTTCTCGCTTAAGTTTCAGCAGGATTAA
- a CDS encoding SEC-C domain-containing protein, with amino-acid sequence MSIDPYDPCPCNSGKKYKFCCHSIGDEVSKISHLHETHQTATALQLLDRLKKKHPEQPLSYITEAQILMAERRFEDALVPLNECLEREPDHPAAHSLLATSSFLAHGYKRSQKTIYTALQKCAAVDVSLATPLAISIAIALQMRGYYLAAREHFALAMRVASQEYQQNLFMNLLEFDGDDQIPYQFRGVHVLERCPLEDSEQQATFEKAQRLANLGCYRSSASLFKQLAEATGLVTLWKNAAFCYAWATDEVKAAELFHQAAGIESDFAEAVELETLAQLLDLNNTGEVVNSIEKVFEVESLSRFLTQMDLHPQVLRGNVPPAQDPEETTPAAYYQILNSELDADSRGEGITLETVPVVIGDIDVFDADRQLGNPAIVRLYAYEGDQLEKTEQIFEAALGKEGKKECGLQEVEPDSEEAGTPLSPIPTEQWPLFFRWSFPQKMPILKRRELEAEQWKKLLSETWSETPLAGLDGKTPAEAAKEDSLKVALTAAAYVLDAQTLSLGHFLDFSELDPELGISELAPLAVDASSHFNTCSSMTQNRIPVKELSDPQLMYIFNRALLIRHPRFLYDVLIEVLSRDECIKEVDLDRVYTTLTEICHKKNQREEMLSWIHKGQENAQAQPEHAFESELQWKMRELSFRLEDTSDPGLSDFMKGIWDNYGKKMPQIREYLKAFAQAFDLDLPWIKESSLLDTGDLAGNVSSEGIWSPGEAAPEADSGSGSKLWLPGQS; translated from the coding sequence ATGAGTATCGATCCCTACGATCCCTGTCCCTGCAACAGTGGTAAGAAATATAAATTTTGCTGTCATTCGATTGGAGACGAGGTCAGCAAGATCTCACATCTGCACGAGACTCACCAGACTGCAACCGCACTGCAATTGCTGGATCGTCTGAAGAAAAAACATCCCGAACAACCCTTGAGCTATATTACTGAAGCTCAAATTCTGATGGCCGAACGACGGTTTGAAGATGCACTGGTCCCCTTGAATGAATGCCTGGAACGCGAGCCGGATCACCCCGCCGCACATTCCCTGCTGGCCACTTCTTCATTTCTGGCACACGGATACAAACGGTCCCAGAAAACGATTTATACGGCGTTGCAAAAGTGCGCTGCGGTTGACGTCAGCCTGGCAACTCCCCTGGCGATCAGTATTGCGATTGCCCTGCAGATGCGCGGTTACTACCTGGCTGCGCGGGAACATTTTGCACTGGCGATGCGGGTCGCTTCTCAGGAGTATCAGCAAAATCTATTCATGAACCTGCTGGAATTTGATGGCGATGACCAGATCCCATACCAGTTCCGTGGGGTGCATGTGCTGGAGCGTTGCCCGCTGGAAGACAGCGAACAGCAGGCCACTTTTGAAAAAGCACAGCGCCTGGCAAATCTGGGGTGCTATCGTTCCTCAGCCAGTCTGTTCAAACAGCTTGCAGAAGCGACCGGCCTGGTCACACTCTGGAAAAATGCAGCGTTCTGCTATGCCTGGGCGACGGATGAAGTCAAAGCGGCTGAACTGTTTCACCAGGCGGCTGGTATCGAGTCTGATTTTGCCGAAGCGGTCGAACTGGAAACGCTGGCACAACTGCTCGATCTGAATAATACCGGCGAAGTCGTGAATTCGATTGAGAAAGTGTTTGAAGTCGAATCGCTTTCCAGGTTCCTGACTCAAATGGACCTGCATCCCCAGGTTTTGAGAGGCAACGTTCCTCCGGCTCAAGATCCGGAAGAGACGACGCCTGCGGCTTATTACCAGATTCTCAATTCAGAGCTCGATGCTGATTCCCGGGGTGAGGGGATTACTCTCGAAACAGTCCCAGTGGTGATTGGCGACATCGATGTCTTTGATGCAGATCGACAATTGGGGAACCCTGCTATCGTTCGGTTGTATGCCTATGAAGGGGATCAGCTGGAAAAGACGGAACAGATTTTTGAAGCCGCGTTGGGTAAAGAAGGTAAAAAAGAGTGCGGTCTGCAGGAGGTGGAACCAGACAGTGAAGAGGCAGGCACCCCCCTTTCACCAATCCCTACCGAACAGTGGCCCCTCTTTTTTCGCTGGAGCTTTCCGCAGAAAATGCCCATTCTCAAACGCCGGGAACTGGAAGCAGAGCAGTGGAAAAAACTGCTCTCAGAGACCTGGTCAGAGACACCACTGGCGGGACTGGACGGAAAGACTCCCGCTGAAGCGGCAAAAGAAGATAGCCTGAAAGTCGCTTTGACGGCAGCGGCCTATGTCCTCGACGCGCAGACGCTCTCGCTCGGGCATTTTCTGGATTTTTCAGAGCTGGATCCGGAGCTGGGTATTTCAGAGCTGGCACCTCTGGCGGTCGATGCGTCTTCCCATTTCAATACCTGTTCCTCGATGACACAAAACCGTATTCCGGTCAAAGAGCTCAGTGATCCACAATTAATGTATATCTTCAATCGTGCCTTGCTCATCCGGCATCCACGATTTCTATATGACGTATTGATTGAAGTTTTGAGCCGGGACGAATGCATAAAAGAAGTTGATCTGGATCGGGTTTATACGACGTTGACAGAAATCTGTCACAAGAAAAATCAGCGTGAGGAGATGCTGTCCTGGATTCATAAGGGCCAGGAAAATGCCCAGGCTCAACCAGAGCATGCATTTGAGAGTGAGCTGCAGTGGAAGATGCGCGAACTCTCATTCCGGCTGGAAGATACATCCGATCCCGGTCTTTCTGATTTCATGAAAGGGATCTGGGATAATTATGGGAAAAAGATGCCTCAAATCAGGGAGTACCTGAAGGCGTTTGCGCAGGCCTTTGATCTGGATCTTCCCTGGATTAAGGAGTCGTCCCTGTTAGATACCGGCGACCTGGCGGGAAATGTTTCCAGTGAGGGGATCTGGTCTCCTGGTGAAGCGGCTCCCGAGGCTGATTCCGGTTCCGGTTCCAAGCTCTGGCTGCCGGGTCAATCGTAA
- the ribD gene encoding bifunctional diaminohydroxyphosphoribosylaminopyrimidine deaminase/5-amino-6-(5-phosphoribosylamino)uracil reductase RibD has product MDPIRQFSSTEAVMQRALELARLGEGFVEPNPAVGSVIVNESLQLLGEGYHQQCGGPHAEIHALRMAGDLARGATIYVTLEPCCHHGKTGPCSQALIQAGVKKVVIAMRDPAPHVDGGGIAELKQAGIEVELGLLEAEAQQLVRPFVKRVTQGLPWVHAKWAMTLDGKIASRTGHSQWISNARSREIVHQLRGRMDGIMVGHQTALADDPLLTARPAGKRIATRIVVDSQATLASRSKLVQTISDAPVMVMAHRSAPAENVQRLEEAGVEVLLTGNDSQSGAAFPDLRECLQELGRREMTNLLIEGGGGLLGSCFDAALIDEIHVFVAPKIVGGGAAITPIAGVGLEQIPNYANVTESAIQQLDSDLYIRGRIAYENPTD; this is encoded by the coding sequence GTGGACCCGATCAGACAGTTTTCCAGCACTGAAGCCGTCATGCAGCGTGCCCTGGAACTGGCCCGTCTGGGAGAAGGTTTTGTCGAACCCAACCCGGCGGTCGGCTCGGTCATCGTGAATGAAAGCTTGCAGCTGTTGGGCGAGGGATATCATCAGCAGTGTGGCGGACCCCATGCTGAAATTCATGCATTGCGGATGGCTGGTGATCTGGCCCGAGGAGCCACGATTTATGTGACGCTGGAACCCTGCTGTCATCATGGGAAAACCGGTCCCTGCTCACAGGCTCTGATTCAGGCGGGCGTCAAGAAAGTCGTGATCGCGATGCGTGATCCAGCCCCCCATGTGGACGGGGGAGGAATCGCTGAGTTGAAACAGGCCGGGATTGAAGTCGAATTGGGGCTGCTGGAAGCGGAAGCGCAGCAGCTTGTGCGGCCATTCGTAAAGCGGGTGACACAGGGACTGCCCTGGGTGCATGCCAAATGGGCCATGACGCTGGATGGGAAAATCGCGAGTCGCACGGGGCATTCGCAGTGGATTTCGAATGCCCGGTCGCGGGAAATTGTGCATCAGCTGCGCGGGCGTATGGATGGGATTATGGTAGGGCATCAGACGGCTTTGGCAGATGATCCACTGCTGACAGCGCGACCTGCGGGCAAACGGATTGCCACCCGCATCGTGGTGGACTCACAGGCCACGCTTGCCAGTCGTTCAAAACTGGTGCAGACGATTTCTGATGCCCCCGTAATGGTGATGGCCCATCGGTCTGCACCTGCTGAAAACGTTCAGCGACTGGAGGAGGCAGGCGTCGAAGTGTTATTGACCGGGAACGATTCTCAGTCAGGGGCAGCATTTCCCGATCTCAGGGAGTGCCTGCAGGAACTGGGACGCAGAGAGATGACAAACCTGTTGATCGAAGGGGGAGGGGGATTGCTCGGTTCCTGTTTTGATGCGGCGCTGATTGATGAAATACACGTTTTTGTTGCCCCCAAGATTGTGGGAGGCGGGGCCGCGATCACTCCGATTGCGGGAGTCGGACTGGAGCAGATCCCCAACTATGCGAATGTCACGGAGTCTGCGATCCAACAGCTGGATTCCGATCTTTATATCCGGGGACGGATTGCGTATGAGAACCCCACGGATTGA
- a CDS encoding trans-sulfuration enzyme family protein — MRFETKCVHTGVDKDSTFNSCTTPIYTTSTFYWDSLESHKGFDYTRSGNPTRSAMEENIAALEGGVSCRATATGMAAITLAMHLFKPGDHIIAGDDIYGGTYRLFADVFTKWGVKFSFVKMGDIENVRSAITPETKAIWIETPSNPLLNLVDIQAVTKVASESGSGIITIADNTFCSPYLQRPIEFGVDIVLHSTTKYLNGHSDVVGGCVVSRTEELAERVAYISNALGLGCSPFDAWLVLRGVKTLGPRMEAHQRGALALAQMLEAHPKVERVYYPGLESHPHHELAKRQQSGFGGMLSFDVKEGRPVAEKVMLNSKLFLLAESLGGVESLIEYPESMSHASMTKEARREAGITEKTVRVSVGIENPDDLVADLKQALDS; from the coding sequence ATGCGTTTTGAAACTAAGTGTGTTCACACCGGAGTCGACAAAGACAGTACTTTTAACAGCTGTACAACTCCGATCTACACGACTTCGACTTTCTACTGGGACAGCCTGGAAAGCCATAAGGGGTTTGATTACACACGCAGCGGAAACCCGACCCGCAGTGCAATGGAAGAAAATATTGCTGCTCTGGAAGGAGGCGTGTCCTGTCGCGCGACTGCCACCGGGATGGCTGCCATCACACTGGCCATGCATCTGTTTAAGCCCGGCGATCACATTATTGCCGGTGATGATATCTATGGCGGAACCTATCGTCTGTTTGCGGACGTGTTTACCAAATGGGGCGTCAAGTTCTCCTTCGTCAAGATGGGAGATATTGAAAACGTACGCTCGGCGATCACTCCGGAAACCAAAGCAATCTGGATTGAAACCCCCAGCAATCCCCTGCTGAATCTGGTCGACATTCAGGCTGTGACCAAGGTGGCGTCAGAGTCTGGTTCGGGCATCATCACGATTGCCGACAATACCTTCTGCTCTCCTTACCTCCAGCGTCCCATCGAATTTGGTGTCGACATTGTTTTGCACTCGACAACGAAATACTTGAACGGTCATTCTGATGTCGTGGGCGGTTGTGTTGTTTCGCGGACAGAAGAACTGGCTGAACGGGTTGCGTATATTTCGAATGCTCTGGGATTGGGGTGTTCGCCGTTTGATGCCTGGCTGGTATTGAGAGGGGTGAAGACCCTGGGCCCGCGCATGGAAGCCCATCAGCGGGGAGCGCTGGCGCTGGCGCAGATGCTTGAAGCGCATCCCAAAGTGGAACGCGTCTATTATCCCGGACTGGAATCACATCCCCATCATGAGCTGGCGAAACGCCAGCAGAGTGGTTTTGGCGGGATGCTGAGCTTTGATGTGAAAGAGGGACGTCCGGTCGCGGAGAAAGTGATGCTGAACTCCAAGTTGTTTTTGCTGGCGGAATCTCTGGGAGGGGTCGAATCTCTCATAGAATATCCGGAGAGCATGAGCCATGCCTCAATGACTAAAGAGGCACGACGAGAAGCCGGCATTACCGAAAAAACGGTTCGAGTTTCCGTGGGTATTGAAAATCCAGACGATCTGGTTGCCGATTTGAAGCAGGCTTTAGACAGCTGA
- a CDS encoding Nramp family divalent metal transporter, producing MSEDTAADPEELVPDDVIPHQSLPPLKYRDLPPAISWMKMIGPSIMLAGLSLGSGEFVLWPYITYKTGFIFFWACLLGVITQFFMNMEIERWTLATGESAITGFCRLNKNWAWIMLLLNIVPWAWPGWATGAGTMLSWTFLGPEKIASAQLEPAPAKFDLAEVSGKASYAPTSGTLKWRGSMNEAERDQLSRAFVEHEIPDQAGQLYQNLQEGTGLQYEAKYSAFLGIAGLLLVGVVLTTGPVVYNTVEKIQIFLVGMIFVIAVILGIYLIKPYAITSMLEGAVSIGKMPDSSSGLGTMALLGALAFAGAGGTMNLGQSNFIKDKGYGMGQYIGRITSPITGQEEAVSEVGYHFKHTPENQARWKQWWKAANIEHFLSFFLTCLACLVLLSLISYSLFYDAQGQLMEGMDKFGEGMNFIWGQATLLEAKLGGTFKLMFLLMGTAILLTTELGVLDATARISADILKVNYLRENEHWSLSKLYYVFLWGEILLGSAILLYGSINPQFSQPLFLIKTSAAMNGGVMFLYSMILLYMNSKILSRSISTSPLRFVVMVWAAAFFGYFSLQAFQMQIIPYLFPHS from the coding sequence ATGTCAGAAGATACAGCTGCTGATCCAGAAGAACTGGTGCCCGATGATGTGATTCCTCATCAGTCACTGCCTCCATTAAAGTACCGTGATCTGCCTCCCGCGATCTCCTGGATGAAGATGATCGGTCCCAGCATCATGCTGGCAGGGTTATCGTTGGGATCGGGCGAGTTTGTGCTCTGGCCTTATATTACATATAAAACCGGCTTCATTTTCTTCTGGGCCTGTCTGCTGGGAGTGATTACCCAGTTTTTTATGAACATGGAAATCGAACGCTGGACGCTGGCGACCGGCGAAAGTGCGATTACCGGTTTTTGTCGTCTGAATAAAAACTGGGCCTGGATTATGCTGTTGTTGAATATTGTTCCCTGGGCCTGGCCTGGCTGGGCGACCGGTGCGGGGACCATGTTGAGCTGGACGTTCCTGGGGCCAGAAAAAATCGCCAGTGCACAACTGGAGCCTGCCCCAGCGAAATTCGATCTGGCGGAGGTTTCAGGAAAAGCGAGTTACGCTCCCACATCAGGGACACTGAAGTGGCGCGGTTCGATGAATGAAGCGGAACGCGATCAGTTGAGTCGGGCCTTTGTGGAGCATGAGATTCCGGATCAGGCGGGCCAACTGTATCAGAATCTTCAGGAAGGGACTGGTCTGCAGTACGAGGCTAAATATAGCGCGTTTCTGGGGATCGCCGGTCTGCTGCTGGTAGGCGTGGTGCTCACTACCGGGCCAGTGGTTTATAACACGGTCGAAAAAATTCAGATCTTTCTGGTGGGCATGATCTTTGTGATCGCCGTCATTCTGGGGATCTACCTGATCAAACCGTATGCGATCACTTCCATGCTGGAAGGGGCGGTCAGCATCGGTAAGATGCCTGATTCCTCCAGTGGTCTGGGAACGATGGCACTGCTGGGGGCACTCGCCTTTGCCGGAGCCGGGGGAACAATGAACCTGGGGCAAAGTAATTTTATCAAGGACAAAGGTTATGGGATGGGGCAGTATATCGGTCGCATTACCAGTCCGATTACGGGGCAGGAAGAAGCGGTCAGTGAAGTGGGGTATCACTTCAAACATACGCCGGAGAATCAGGCACGCTGGAAGCAGTGGTGGAAGGCAGCGAACATCGAACACTTTCTGAGTTTCTTTCTGACGTGTCTGGCATGCCTGGTGTTGCTGTCGTTGATCTCTTACTCCCTGTTTTATGATGCCCAGGGCCAGCTCATGGAGGGAATGGACAAGTTCGGCGAGGGGATGAATTTCATCTGGGGGCAGGCGACCTTACTGGAAGCCAAGCTGGGGGGAACATTCAAGCTGATGTTTCTGTTGATGGGAACCGCAATTCTGTTGACGACGGAACTGGGCGTGCTCGATGCGACAGCGCGGATTTCAGCGGACATTCTCAAGGTCAATTACCTGCGGGAAAACGAGCACTGGTCTCTGAGTAAGTTATATTATGTTTTCCTCTGGGGTGAGATTCTGCTGGGGTCTGCGATTCTGCTCTACGGTTCGATCAACCCCCAGTTCAGCCAGCCACTGTTCCTGATCAAAACTTCGGCAGCCATGAATGGCGGAGTGATGTTCCTGTATTCCATGATTCTGCTGTACATGAATTCGAAAATCCTGAGTCGCAGTATCAGCACCAGCCCGCTACGATTTGTGGTGATGGTCTGGGCGGCTGCCTTTTTTGGCTATTTCAGTCTACAGGCATTTCAGATGCAGATTATTCCCTACCTGTTCCCTCACAGTTGA
- the cysK gene encoding cysteine synthase A → MPIYQDNSETIGRTPLVKINHLTEGLKATILAKIEGRNPAYSVKCRIGANMIWDAEKSGKLKPGMQVVEPTSGNTGIALSFVCAARGYQLTLTMPDSMSVERRLMLKGFGANLVLTPGADGMKGAIQKAEELAASPEFYMPQQFENPANPEIHFKTTGPEILKDTEGKVDYFVAGVGTGGTITGVSRFLKQDQGLNVKSVAVEPTSSPVLSGGEPGKHKIQGIGAGFIPANCDTSLIDEVIQVTDDEAFGMAGHIAKREGITCGISCGAAMHAALEIAKRPEAEGKTIVVILPDSGERYLSTPLFDDAR, encoded by the coding sequence ATGCCCATTTATCAAGATAACTCAGAAACAATCGGTCGGACCCCTCTGGTTAAGATCAACCATTTAACGGAAGGGTTGAAGGCGACAATCCTGGCTAAGATTGAAGGCCGAAATCCGGCATACAGTGTGAAGTGCCGTATCGGTGCGAACATGATCTGGGATGCGGAAAAGAGCGGGAAGCTGAAACCCGGGATGCAGGTTGTGGAGCCAACCAGTGGGAACACGGGAATTGCACTCTCCTTTGTGTGTGCGGCCCGCGGTTATCAATTGACGTTGACCATGCCGGATTCAATGTCGGTCGAACGTCGGCTGATGCTGAAAGGCTTCGGTGCCAACCTGGTTCTGACACCAGGCGCAGATGGGATGAAAGGAGCGATTCAAAAGGCGGAAGAACTGGCGGCGAGTCCGGAATTCTACATGCCACAACAGTTTGAAAACCCGGCAAATCCGGAAATTCACTTTAAAACCACAGGTCCCGAGATTCTGAAGGATACTGAAGGGAAAGTGGACTATTTTGTTGCGGGTGTCGGTACAGGCGGAACGATCACAGGTGTCTCACGGTTCCTTAAGCAGGACCAGGGGCTCAATGTAAAATCAGTGGCTGTTGAACCGACAAGCAGTCCGGTCCTTTCCGGCGGTGAGCCTGGAAAACATAAAATCCAGGGGATCGGAGCTGGATTCATTCCCGCTAACTGCGATACTTCGCTGATCGATGAAGTGATCCAGGTCACCGATGATGAAGCATTCGGGATGGCTGGTCATATCGCCAAAAGAGAAGGGATTACCTGCGGCATCAGTTGTGGAGCAGCCATGCACGCTGCTTTAGAAATTGCCAAACGCCCTGAAGCAGAAGGCAAAACGATTGTTGTGATTCTGCCCGATTCGGGTGAGCGTTACCTGTCGACGCCGTTATTTGATGATGCCCGCTGA
- a CDS encoding isochorismatase family protein has translation MKVNSILALIMFIFSVVSQAVQAGDEPRVYHNTLTPLKNPQPLLADHPEFVQPIEELGRYEAPLLVDDEGADLSVRAWRFSYNARGIIEMPNRISIKNTAVIMVHPWGIDDGQGWKTPEPAGAADFCTPEKNHLAGRHTREVIDPFLKRMRKSNALIMFSLIGKVDPIRKKLYRTFDYNPTPAERAEARKELTRQLKSLPYRGKPLPAQIALSKEQPVIDYFRQFSGLSAGDHFNGKGFWDVPVPVTQDVTVHNNDVLIFDREGYAPLKAFLKKQGIRHILLTGYATDMCFCKTTAGYENLSQDFNVFLVGDATLATFPANSSPRYATNAHISFASLNHLITQVSWIKPISSD, from the coding sequence ATGAAGGTTAATTCGATACTGGCCCTCATCATGTTCATTTTCAGCGTGGTGTCGCAGGCTGTGCAGGCAGGTGATGAGCCACGCGTTTATCACAACACATTAACTCCTCTGAAAAATCCGCAACCACTGTTGGCAGATCATCCGGAATTCGTGCAGCCGATCGAAGAGCTTGGCCGGTATGAAGCTCCTTTACTGGTCGATGATGAAGGGGCAGATCTGTCCGTGAGGGCCTGGAGGTTTTCCTACAATGCCCGAGGCATCATCGAAATGCCGAATCGGATCTCCATCAAGAACACGGCAGTTATCATGGTGCATCCCTGGGGAATTGATGACGGTCAGGGCTGGAAAACACCTGAACCAGCAGGCGCTGCTGATTTCTGTACGCCGGAGAAAAATCATCTGGCAGGTCGGCACACGCGCGAGGTGATCGATCCGTTTTTGAAACGCATGCGGAAATCGAATGCGCTGATCATGTTCAGTCTGATTGGGAAAGTCGACCCGATCCGGAAAAAGCTGTATCGCACTTTTGATTATAACCCAACGCCGGCGGAACGGGCAGAGGCACGAAAGGAGCTTACCAGGCAACTCAAGAGTCTGCCTTACCGGGGAAAACCTTTGCCTGCACAAATCGCGCTTTCGAAAGAACAGCCTGTGATCGATTATTTTCGGCAGTTCTCCGGTTTAAGTGCGGGAGATCATTTTAACGGAAAAGGATTCTGGGATGTGCCGGTACCTGTCACGCAGGATGTCACAGTTCACAATAATGACGTGCTCATCTTTGACCGGGAAGGTTATGCCCCGTTGAAGGCCTTCTTAAAGAAGCAGGGGATTCGACATATTCTGTTGACCGGCTATGCGACCGACATGTGTTTCTGTAAAACGACTGCTGGGTATGAAAATCTTTCGCAGGACTTTAATGTCTTTCTGGTGGGTGATGCGACACTGGCCACCTTCCCCGCCAATTCCTCACCCCGATATGCGACCAATGCCCACATTTCTTTTGCCTCTCTCAATCATCTGATCACTCAGGTTTCCTGGATTAAACCGATCAGCTCCGACTGA
- a CDS encoding polysaccharide deacetylase family protein — protein sequence MSSLSRRAFLSASVAAVSVSRMSALQAVAKPVRKAQIVITFDLEMSRMYPRKEMLEWDYQKGNLNQETKAYSLKAAQIAKELGGVIHFFCVGRVLEQKDVQWLKSISELGHPIGNHTYDHVNVWATEPEKTQFRFQRSPWLLGGKTAAQVIQNNIRITTEAMQQRLGVKPDGFRTPGGSSAGLDQREDLQKLLLAEGFPWVSSKYPRHKYSPPDVAPEVEIYESILSAQQTAQPYVYPTGLIEIPMSPISDVGAFRTSHWKRKYFLKSVELCIQQAIERGEVFDFLCHPSIMYVEDPHFETVELICQLVKQAGDRAELVGMSEIARRYGEQQP from the coding sequence ATGAGTTCGCTTTCACGTCGCGCATTTCTGTCTGCCTCTGTTGCGGCGGTTTCAGTCAGTCGGATGTCTGCTCTGCAGGCTGTTGCGAAACCGGTTCGGAAAGCACAGATTGTAATCACATTCGACCTGGAAATGAGTCGCATGTACCCGCGCAAAGAGATGCTGGAGTGGGATTACCAGAAAGGGAACCTGAATCAGGAAACGAAAGCGTATTCATTGAAAGCAGCTCAAATCGCCAAAGAGCTGGGAGGTGTCATTCATTTTTTTTGTGTGGGACGTGTGCTGGAACAGAAAGACGTGCAATGGTTGAAGTCAATTTCCGAACTCGGGCATCCGATTGGCAATCACACGTATGACCATGTGAATGTGTGGGCGACAGAACCGGAGAAAACGCAGTTCCGTTTTCAACGTTCGCCCTGGCTGCTGGGAGGCAAGACAGCGGCGCAGGTCATACAAAATAATATTCGCATCACGACAGAAGCGATGCAGCAGCGGCTGGGTGTCAAACCCGACGGTTTTCGTACTCCCGGCGGCTCCAGTGCGGGACTGGATCAGCGGGAAGATCTGCAGAAACTGCTGCTGGCGGAAGGGTTCCCATGGGTCAGTTCCAAATATCCCCGACACAAATACAGTCCGCCTGATGTTGCGCCCGAGGTTGAGATCTATGAGTCGATTCTGAGTGCGCAACAGACAGCTCAACCCTATGTCTATCCGACGGGGCTGATTGAAATTCCCATGAGTCCGATCAGCGATGTAGGCGCCTTTCGCACAAGTCACTGGAAGCGGAAGTATTTTTTGAAGTCGGTTGAGTTGTGTATTCAGCAGGCAATTGAGCGGGGGGAGGTCTTTGATTTTCTCTGTCATCCCTCGATCATGTATGTCGAAGATCCGCATTTTGAGACAGTGGAACTCATTTGTCAGCTGGTGAAGCAAGCAGGAGATCGCGCTGAACTTGTGGGAATGAGTGAAATCGCCCGGCGCTACGGTGAGCAGCAACCCTGA